A portion of the Thermosediminibacter oceani DSM 16646 genome contains these proteins:
- the wecB gene encoding non-hydrolyzing UDP-N-acetylglucosamine 2-epimerase codes for MKKIKALTVFGTRPEAVKMAPLVQELKKTNLIDCEVAVTAQHRQMLDQVLSLFDVVPDYDLDIMEDRQTLFDITQRALIGLKEVLEKSKPDLVLVHGDTTTTFVGALASFYMHIKVGHVEAGLRTHNKWLPFPEEMNRKLTGALSDLHFAPTMTARENLIREGVDPKSIFVTGNTVIDALKTTVKKDYVFNEPVLNTLDFKKNRVILVTAHRRENLGQPLKDICCGLLDVVNRNPDVVLVYPVHLNPAVWDTAHEILGNHERIILLSPLDTDELHNLMARCYMVLTDSGGLQEEAPSLGKPVLVLRNETERPEAVKAGTVKVIGTARENVLREAEVLLSDEDEYARMANAVNPYGDGFASRRIVESILYYFGLSDKRPEEFRPEM; via the coding sequence TTGAAGAAGATAAAGGCTTTAACCGTCTTCGGCACCAGACCCGAGGCTGTTAAAATGGCCCCTCTGGTGCAGGAGCTCAAGAAAACCAATTTAATAGACTGCGAAGTGGCAGTGACAGCTCAACACCGCCAGATGCTCGACCAGGTGTTGAGCCTTTTTGATGTAGTACCCGATTACGACCTGGATATAATGGAAGACAGGCAGACCCTGTTTGACATTACCCAAAGGGCGCTCATCGGGTTAAAGGAAGTGCTGGAAAAATCGAAGCCCGACCTGGTTCTGGTCCACGGGGATACGACCACCACCTTTGTAGGAGCTCTCGCCTCTTTTTACATGCACATAAAGGTGGGACACGTGGAAGCCGGGTTGAGGACCCACAATAAGTGGCTGCCCTTCCCGGAAGAGATGAACCGCAAGCTCACCGGAGCCCTTTCCGACCTTCACTTTGCACCCACGATGACCGCCAGGGAAAACCTGATAAGGGAAGGCGTCGATCCCAAATCCATTTTCGTGACCGGGAATACGGTAATAGACGCCCTGAAGACCACCGTCAAAAAGGACTACGTTTTCAACGAGCCCGTCCTGAACACCCTTGATTTTAAGAAAAACCGGGTCATCCTTGTTACCGCCCACAGGAGGGAGAACCTGGGACAGCCCCTAAAAGATATATGCTGCGGCCTTCTGGATGTGGTTAACCGGAATCCGGATGTGGTACTGGTATATCCGGTCCACCTGAATCCTGCAGTCTGGGATACAGCTCATGAGATCCTGGGAAATCACGAGCGCATAATACTTCTGTCACCCCTGGACACCGACGAGCTACATAACCTGATGGCCAGGTGCTACATGGTCTTGACCGACTCCGGCGGCCTGCAGGAAGAGGCGCCTTCGTTAGGCAAGCCTGTGTTGGTGTTGAGAAACGAGACCGAGCGGCCCGAGGCGGTGAAGGCGGGCACCGTGAAGGTCATAGGCACAGCGAGGGAGAACGTCCTAAGGGAAGCAGAGGTACTCCTGAGCGATGAAGACGAATACGCCCGCATGGCAAATGCGGTGAACCCCTACGGAGACGGATTCGCCTCCAGGCGGATAGTGGAGAGTATCCTGTACTACTTTGGACTTTCGGACAAAAGGCCCGAGGAGTTCAGGCCTGAAATGTGA
- the istA gene encoding IS21 family transposase: MTHIDNIRKAFFMKGQNISEIAREFQKDRKTIRKYIYQEDWNTRVKVEEVKHTFPKLDPFKADIDQWLEEDKKARKKQRHTAKRIYDRLCEKYQDKFNCSYRTVAGYVAMRKKELYQDNSCRLPLEHIPGEAQVDFGEADFYENGTLHHGFYLNLSFPYSNVGYTQLFKGENQECLFQGLKDIFEHLGGVPRKLWFDNASTIVKLSKNGERKLTDAFLRFKQHYGFEAVFCNPASGHEKGNVENKVGYHRRNFLVPVPRFEKLEDFNRELLRLCDRDMHREHYRKEASIAELFNEDRKALLELPTVPYEVAGYITVKTNAYAKFSLNGGKHLYSTAPKYANSRVLVKITAHEVIPLDESHREIVRHRRLYGDNKQESMDWLPYLTQLSRCPGALKYSGIYSMLPDPLREYLDGLSKSERGKALKALAVLCTKSSFEQAVNAVAEALLYGVQDLDSLVAIHNRITGITPQLEPVKIPEGVPELTAFRFNAEDYDKAFLKGGANLC, from the coding sequence ATGACCCATATTGATAATATCAGAAAAGCGTTCTTTATGAAAGGGCAAAATATCAGCGAGATAGCCCGGGAATTCCAAAAAGACCGAAAAACTATACGCAAGTATATTTATCAAGAAGACTGGAACACCAGGGTTAAAGTTGAAGAAGTTAAACATACCTTCCCAAAACTCGACCCTTTCAAGGCGGATATAGATCAGTGGCTTGAAGAAGATAAAAAAGCTCGCAAAAAGCAGAGGCATACCGCCAAAAGGATTTATGACAGGCTCTGTGAAAAATACCAAGATAAGTTTAACTGTTCTTACCGCACCGTAGCAGGCTACGTAGCCATGAGAAAAAAAGAATTGTACCAGGACAACTCATGTCGTCTGCCGCTGGAACATATCCCGGGTGAAGCGCAGGTGGATTTCGGTGAGGCAGACTTTTACGAAAACGGGACGCTGCATCACGGATTTTATCTGAACCTGTCGTTTCCCTACAGTAACGTAGGATATACCCAGCTTTTCAAGGGAGAAAACCAGGAATGCCTGTTTCAGGGACTTAAGGACATATTTGAACACTTGGGGGGAGTACCCCGTAAGCTATGGTTTGATAACGCCAGCACTATCGTGAAACTCTCGAAAAATGGAGAGCGCAAACTAACCGACGCCTTCCTGAGGTTCAAGCAGCACTATGGTTTTGAAGCGGTATTCTGTAACCCTGCTTCCGGCCATGAAAAGGGTAATGTGGAAAACAAGGTGGGATACCACCGGCGCAACTTCCTTGTCCCGGTCCCCAGGTTTGAAAAGCTGGAGGATTTTAACCGCGAACTTTTACGATTGTGCGACCGGGACATGCACCGCGAACACTACCGGAAGGAGGCATCCATAGCCGAACTTTTTAATGAAGACCGTAAGGCTCTGCTTGAGCTGCCTACCGTTCCTTACGAGGTAGCCGGTTACATAACAGTCAAAACCAACGCCTACGCCAAATTCAGCTTGAACGGTGGAAAGCACCTATACTCTACCGCCCCCAAATACGCCAACAGCCGGGTGCTTGTAAAGATAACAGCCCATGAGGTCATACCGCTGGATGAGAGCCACCGGGAAATCGTGCGCCACCGGCGGCTTTACGGGGACAACAAGCAAGAAAGCATGGACTGGCTGCCATATCTTACCCAGCTTTCCCGCTGTCCGGGAGCCCTTAAGTATTCGGGAATATACAGCATGCTGCCGGACCCACTCCGGGAATACCTCGACGGCTTAAGCAAAAGTGAGCGCGGCAAAGCGCTCAAGGCTTTGGCTGTGCTTTGTACCAAAAGCAGTTTTGAACAGGCTGTGAACGCTGTAGCCGAGGCTCTCCTTTACGGAGTGCAGGATTTAGACAGCCTCGTAGCCATCCATAACAGGATAACGGGTATAACCCCGCAGTTGGAGCCGGTAAAGATTCCGGAAGGGGTTCCTGAACTCACTGCATTCCGCTTCAATGCAGAAGACTATGACAAAGCCTTTCTGAAAGGCGGTGCCAATTTATGCTGA
- a CDS encoding IS1182 family transposase, with protein sequence MLTKKNREIIEQVELVSIDSLVPQDHLLRAVEESIDFNFIYDEVKDLYSENTGRPSIDPVVLIKLLMLQALYGIRSMRQTIREVEVNVAYRWFLGYGLQEKIPHFSTFGKNYERRFKESDLFEKIFERVLMEAIECGFVKTDAVFIDATHIKASANKNKYIEKVAKQRTQKYKEELLKEINAEREANGKKPFEEEDDDDDNNKGENSSKKVRVSTTDPESGMFQKGEKERCFAYTASVACDRNNFVLGVKIAPGNVHDSQVFSDLFQEVNDKFSKIEAVVVDAGYKTPGICREIIEAGALPVMPYKRPMTKDGYFKKREYVYDEYYDCYICPNNQILEYSTTNRAGYREYRSNPQICCKCPMRLQCTKSKNYTKIITRHIWEHYIEIAEDIRHTQWGKELYKMRGQTIERVFADAKEKHGMRYTNLRGLRKVGHYLTLLFACMNLKKLALWKKRRGTFPPTVPALHSFFLKIFFAFNKKPLLGYAS encoded by the coding sequence ATGTTAACGAAGAAAAATCGAGAAATAATAGAGCAGGTAGAATTAGTAAGCATCGATAGCTTAGTACCTCAAGACCATCTCCTTAGGGCAGTAGAAGAAAGCATCGACTTTAATTTCATTTATGATGAAGTAAAAGACCTATATAGCGAAAATACAGGAAGACCTAGTATTGACCCGGTAGTGTTAATTAAGCTACTCATGCTCCAAGCATTGTATGGAATCCGCTCCATGCGCCAAACCATCAGAGAAGTAGAAGTCAATGTAGCTTACCGTTGGTTTTTAGGCTATGGATTACAAGAAAAAATACCTCACTTTTCAACTTTTGGAAAAAACTATGAACGGCGGTTTAAGGAAAGTGATCTATTTGAAAAGATATTCGAGCGGGTGTTGATGGAAGCAATAGAATGCGGGTTTGTTAAAACAGATGCAGTATTTATCGATGCTACTCACATAAAAGCCAGTGCCAATAAGAATAAATATATCGAGAAAGTCGCTAAGCAACGGACTCAAAAATATAAGGAAGAACTTTTAAAAGAAATCAACGCCGAACGGGAAGCAAACGGTAAAAAGCCCTTTGAAGAAGAAGATGATGATGACGATAACAACAAAGGAGAAAATAGCTCTAAAAAAGTCAGGGTAAGCACCACAGATCCTGAAAGTGGGATGTTTCAAAAAGGGGAAAAAGAGCGCTGCTTTGCCTACACAGCTTCTGTAGCCTGTGACCGGAACAACTTTGTCCTTGGTGTCAAAATAGCACCTGGAAATGTTCATGACAGCCAGGTATTCTCCGATTTATTTCAAGAAGTAAACGATAAATTTTCTAAAATAGAGGCGGTAGTGGTTGATGCAGGCTACAAAACCCCCGGGATATGCAGAGAAATCATTGAGGCAGGAGCGCTTCCCGTTATGCCCTACAAGAGGCCGATGACCAAAGATGGCTACTTTAAAAAACGCGAATACGTCTATGACGAATATTATGATTGTTACATATGCCCCAACAACCAAATATTAGAATACAGCACCACCAACCGGGCGGGATACCGGGAATATAGGAGCAACCCCCAAATATGCTGTAAATGTCCCATGCGCCTACAGTGCACCAAAAGTAAAAATTACACAAAAATCATAACTCGGCATATATGGGAGCATTACATAGAAATAGCGGAAGATATAAGACACACCCAATGGGGTAAAGAACTATACAAAATGCGCGGCCAGACCATCGAGCGGGTATTTGCCGATGCGAAGGAAAAGCATGGCATGCGCTATACAAATCTACGAGGCTTGAGGAAAGTTGGACATTACCTCACGCTTCTTTTCGCATGCATGAATTTAAAAAAGCTGGCTTTATGGAAGAAAAGACGGGGAACGTTTCCGCCAACAGTCCCCGCTTTACATTCGTTTTTCTTAAAAATTTTCTTCGCCTTCAACAAAAAGCCGCTTTTAGGTTATGCATCCTAA
- a CDS encoding DUF4879 domain-containing protein — MNGYLLDSIKSQAIDVDNDSIIDGWFYWWDASGYEQGNFSYENTSSNYPWNKMTDSIYIK, encoded by the coding sequence ATGAACGGCTATCTTCTGGACTCAATTAAATCACAGGCTATCGACGTAGATAATGACTCAATAATCGATGGTTGGTTTTATTGGTGGGATGCCAGTGGATATGAGCAAGGTAATTTTAGTTATGAAAACACCTCATCAAATTATCCATGGAATAAAATGACCGATTCAATATATATAAAATAA
- a CDS encoding carbon starvation CstA family protein — MRRYTLKNILVVVGIGALILVLAYFTHGKFLSEKVFELDDARVVPSVEIEDGVDYVPTDAKYLASQHFSAIAGTGPVTGPVIAGMTYGWFPTLLWILFGTIFIGCVHDMGALVASIRHKAAGIADTMRNYVSKRVWILFNLFIFFTLVMIIVAFTDITTSSFVNTIELADGKVVGGGAITTSSILYLILPVIMGLLLKYTKNSYCRTRVWTSSLCEDERLSSGLN, encoded by the coding sequence TTGCGCAGATATACGCTAAAGAATATTCTTGTCGTTGTTGGTATTGGTGCACTTATTCTTGTTTTAGCGTATTTTACCCACGGAAAGTTCCTCAGCGAGAAAGTGTTCGAACTTGACGATGCAAGAGTGGTTCCATCCGTCGAAATAGAAGACGGTGTTGACTACGTTCCCACAGATGCAAAATATTTAGCAAGTCAGCACTTCTCAGCCATCGCCGGTACAGGTCCGGTAACAGGTCCGGTCATCGCAGGTATGACCTATGGTTGGTTCCCAACCTTACTTTGGATTCTTTTTGGTACTATTTTTATCGGCTGTGTGCATGACATGGGCGCTTTGGTCGCTTCGATTCGTCATAAAGCGGCAGGTATCGCAGATACTATGAGAAATTATGTATCTAAGCGAGTCTGGATTCTTTTCAACCTTTTCATTTTCTTTACACTGGTAATGATTATTGTCGCTTTCACGGATATTACAACTTCGTCCTTCGTCAACACAATCGAATTGGCTGACGGTAAAGTCGTCGGTGGAGGCGCAATCACTACTTCTTCTATTCTGTATTTGATCCTACCTGTGATCATGGGCTTATTGCTGAAATACACGAAAAATAGTTACTGTCGAACTAGGGTATGGACATCTTCGCTTTGCGAGGATGAACGGCTATCTTCTGGACTCAATTAA
- the istB gene encoding IS21-like element helper ATPase IstB: MLKDEIAACCKALKLSRNLVENCDKIEAQSHEEYLLKLLRLELEHRDASRKDRLLKNAGFYTIKTFAGYIFDEIKLPQGLTPQDLKDCKFLEEKKNLILYGNVGTGKTHLATAIGVEACKKGYNVKFFRTAALVNRLVEARKGGELSGLLKQLSKPDLLICDEWGYVPLDREGAQLLFQVISDCYERRSVVITTNLEFSRWASIFYDEQMTAAMIDRLIHHSYLLIFDGQSYRMRQSLMRQLS, encoded by the coding sequence ATGCTGAAGGACGAAATCGCCGCCTGCTGTAAAGCATTAAAACTCAGCCGCAATCTAGTGGAAAACTGCGACAAGATCGAGGCTCAAAGCCATGAAGAATACCTGCTGAAGCTGCTAAGATTAGAACTGGAGCACAGAGACGCAAGCCGAAAGGACAGGCTTTTGAAAAATGCGGGCTTTTACACGATAAAGACCTTTGCCGGCTACATATTCGATGAAATCAAACTCCCGCAGGGGCTTACACCGCAGGACCTAAAAGATTGCAAATTTCTCGAAGAAAAGAAAAACCTGATCCTTTACGGCAACGTGGGAACCGGCAAAACCCATCTTGCCACCGCCATCGGTGTGGAGGCCTGTAAAAAAGGCTACAACGTAAAGTTTTTCCGCACTGCAGCGCTGGTAAACCGGCTGGTGGAAGCCCGGAAGGGAGGTGAACTTTCCGGGTTACTGAAACAGCTTTCCAAACCAGATCTTCTGATCTGCGACGAATGGGGCTATGTTCCTTTGGACCGCGAAGGAGCGCAGCTACTTTTTCAGGTGATTTCGGACTGCTATGAACGTCGCAGTGTAGTAATTACCACTAACCTGGAATTCAGCCGCTGGGCGAGCATTTTCTACGATGAGCAGATGACAGCAGCAATGATTGACCGGCTAATACACCACAGTTACCTATTGATCTTTGATGGTCAAAGCTACCGGATGAGGCAATCACTCATGAGGCAATTAAGTTAA
- the sigI gene encoding RNA polymerase sigma factor SigI, which produces MSHPSINERVMMIKSNKDEVNRLIEEYRPFIASVVEKYLGRRVEYGIDDELSVAMIAFDEAVQRYDIKKGNFLAFARNVIRSRLVDYYRRERKNRETVMYIVQNQEDEEYELDISIEESIKKHREEEISEQRRLEILEIKKELEKWGLTFSDVAKSSPKQEGTRRIYLQVIDFIMSSPEILDTIKQKKYLPVDKIVKATKIPRKKIERGRNYIIAAVIILSGDYRYIKEYIKWG; this is translated from the coding sequence ATGTCGCATCCTTCTATAAACGAAAGGGTCATGATGATAAAGAGTAACAAGGATGAAGTAAACCGGTTAATTGAGGAGTACAGGCCTTTCATTGCTTCGGTTGTAGAAAAGTACCTGGGCCGCCGGGTTGAATACGGAATAGACGACGAGCTGAGCGTAGCCATGATCGCCTTCGACGAAGCCGTTCAGAGATACGACATAAAAAAAGGTAATTTTCTCGCCTTTGCCAGAAACGTGATAAGAAGCCGGCTTGTCGATTACTACCGGCGGGAACGGAAAAACAGGGAAACGGTAATGTACATCGTACAGAATCAGGAGGATGAGGAATACGAGCTGGACATCAGCATTGAGGAATCTATAAAAAAACACAGGGAAGAAGAGATAAGCGAACAAAGAAGGCTGGAAATCCTCGAAATAAAGAAGGAACTGGAAAAATGGGGGCTAACCTTTTCCGATGTGGCCAAAAGTTCCCCCAAACAGGAAGGCACCCGCCGGATTTATCTTCAGGTAATCGACTTCATAATGTCGTCACCGGAAATACTGGATACGATAAAACAGAAAAAATACCTGCCGGTAGATAAAATTGTAAAAGCGACTAAAATACCCCGAAAGAAGATCGAGCGAGGGCGAAATTATATAATAGCAGCGGTGATTATTTTATCGGGGGATTACAGATACATAAAAGAGTACATCAAGTGGGGGTAA
- a CDS encoding uracil-xanthine permease family protein: protein MRELTAGARELSGPIREGDRISLIQLFILGLQHTFTMFGATVLVPLLTGLDVGVALFTAGVGTLWFHLVTKRKVPVFLGSSFAFIAPVALVVKQWGVPAAQGGIIVAGLLYVLMAALVYFLGREFMENLLPPVVTGPIIMVIGLNLAPVAIKSASQNWTVALIVLLAVMMVSMYGRGFFKLVPVLVGLIAGYAVCLIMGIVDLKPVQEAALFAMPAFTKPEFNLAAIGLIAPVAVATMVEHVGDVLAVGATVEKDFVKDPGLHRTLIGDGIATSLAGLFGGPANTTYSENTGVLALTGVWKPEVMRVAAVMAILLSCFQKLTALIRTVPEPVIGGISIILFGMIASIGVRTVVENAVDFKKTRNLIISSVILVVGIGGAVINLWGGIQIGGMGLAAILGVILNQVLPEE from the coding sequence ATGAGAGAACTTACTGCAGGCGCAAGAGAACTGTCGGGTCCGATTAGAGAGGGAGACAGGATTTCACTCATTCAGCTTTTCATCCTGGGACTCCAGCATACTTTTACCATGTTCGGGGCCACGGTGCTGGTGCCGCTGCTTACCGGGCTTGACGTGGGAGTGGCCCTTTTCACGGCGGGGGTGGGCACCCTGTGGTTCCACCTGGTCACGAAAAGAAAGGTTCCGGTTTTCCTTGGTTCTTCCTTCGCGTTCATCGCGCCGGTAGCACTGGTGGTAAAACAGTGGGGGGTTCCGGCGGCCCAGGGCGGCATCATTGTGGCCGGTTTGCTTTACGTGTTGATGGCGGCGCTGGTTTACTTTCTGGGGCGCGAATTTATGGAAAACCTTCTCCCGCCGGTGGTGACCGGCCCGATAATAATGGTCATAGGCCTCAACCTTGCGCCGGTGGCAATTAAAAGCGCCTCTCAGAACTGGACGGTAGCCTTGATAGTGCTTCTTGCGGTAATGATGGTCAGCATGTACGGCAGGGGATTTTTTAAACTGGTACCGGTGCTCGTGGGATTAATTGCAGGTTATGCGGTGTGTTTGATTATGGGCATCGTGGACCTGAAACCCGTACAGGAGGCGGCGCTGTTTGCCATGCCGGCCTTTACAAAACCCGAATTCAACCTAGCGGCGATCGGTCTTATTGCGCCGGTGGCGGTGGCCACTATGGTGGAACACGTGGGCGACGTGCTCGCCGTGGGAGCAACGGTGGAGAAGGACTTCGTAAAAGACCCCGGGCTCCACAGGACGCTCATTGGCGACGGCATAGCCACATCTTTGGCGGGATTATTCGGCGGGCCGGCAAACACCACATATTCCGAAAACACCGGTGTTCTGGCGCTGACCGGGGTATGGAAACCTGAAGTGATGAGGGTTGCGGCGGTGATGGCCATACTACTTTCCTGCTTCCAGAAGCTCACCGCTCTCATAAGGACCGTGCCGGAGCCGGTTATAGGCGGTATCTCCATAATCCTGTTCGGCATGATAGCCAGCATCGGCGTTAGGACCGTTGTCGAGAACGCTGTGGATTTCAAAAAGACAAGGAACCTCATAATATCCAGCGTAATTCTGGTTGTGGGTATAGGCGGCGCCGTAATAAACCTCTGGGGCGGGATTCAGATAGGAGGCATGGGTCTGGCCGCCATACTTGGTGTAATCTTGAACCAGGTACTGCCGGAGGAGTAA
- the glyA gene encoding serine hydroxymethyltransferase, whose translation MEILKLVDPEIAEVIESEMKRQQNNLEMIASENFASKAVMEAQGSVLTNKYAEGYPGNRYYGGCEFVDVVENLARERAKKLFGAEHVNVQPHSGTQANTAVYFSALNVGDKVMGMNLAHGGHLTHGSRVNISGKYFNFIPYGVSKETGYIDYDEVEALAEEHRPRMIVAGASAYPRIIDFSRMAEIAKKVGAYLMVDMAHIAGLVAAGLHPSPVPVSDFVTTTTHKTLRGPRGGMILCKQEYARSIDKAVFPGIQGGPLMHVIAAKAVCFKEAGTEEFRKYQEQVVKNAKVLAKALMERGYNLVTGGTDNHLILVDLRNKNLTGVAAEKLLDEVGITVNKNAIPYDPEKPNVTSGIRIGTPALTSRGMKEAEMEEIAELIDITLTHRDDEIKRAKVAKAVKALCQRFPLYANMR comes from the coding sequence ATGGAGATTTTAAAACTAGTCGACCCAGAGATCGCCGAAGTTATTGAAAGCGAAATGAAGCGCCAGCAGAACAACCTGGAAATGATCGCATCCGAAAACTTTGCCAGTAAGGCGGTAATGGAAGCTCAAGGTTCGGTGCTCACAAATAAATACGCGGAGGGATATCCCGGCAATAGGTATTACGGCGGTTGCGAATTTGTGGACGTAGTTGAAAACCTGGCCAGGGAGAGGGCCAAGAAACTTTTCGGAGCAGAGCATGTCAACGTCCAGCCCCATTCCGGAACCCAGGCCAACACCGCCGTATATTTTTCTGCCCTGAACGTGGGCGATAAGGTAATGGGCATGAACCTGGCCCACGGAGGTCACCTGACTCACGGCAGTCGGGTAAACATATCCGGCAAATATTTCAACTTTATCCCTTACGGTGTTTCGAAGGAGACCGGATACATCGATTACGATGAAGTCGAGGCTCTGGCCGAGGAACACAGGCCCAGGATGATTGTAGCAGGAGCCAGTGCCTACCCCAGAATAATTGACTTTTCCAGGATGGCCGAGATAGCCAAAAAGGTAGGAGCATACCTCATGGTAGATATGGCCCATATAGCCGGCCTCGTAGCCGCAGGGCTTCACCCGAGCCCGGTGCCGGTATCCGACTTTGTTACAACCACCACCCACAAGACCCTCAGGGGGCCAAGAGGTGGCATGATCCTGTGCAAACAGGAATACGCCCGGTCTATTGATAAAGCCGTATTTCCCGGTATCCAGGGCGGACCGCTGATGCACGTCATCGCTGCTAAGGCGGTATGCTTCAAAGAAGCCGGTACGGAGGAATTCAGAAAATACCAGGAACAGGTAGTTAAAAACGCAAAGGTACTGGCTAAAGCTTTGATGGAGAGAGGCTATAACCTGGTAACCGGTGGTACGGACAACCATCTGATACTGGTAGATCTAAGAAATAAGAACCTGACGGGGGTCGCCGCCGAGAAGCTGCTGGATGAGGTGGGCATCACTGTAAACAAAAACGCAATACCCTACGACCCCGAAAAGCCCAATGTGACCAGCGGCATCCGCATCGGCACGCCGGCGCTCACGTCCAGAGGCATGAAGGAAGCCGAGATGGAGGAAATAGCCGAGCTCATAGATATCACACTGACCCACCGGGACGACGAAATAAAGAGAGCCAAAGTGGCCAAGGCGGTAAAGGCCCTTTGCCAGAGATTTCCGCTTTACGCAAATATGAGGTAG
- a CDS encoding RNA polymerase sigma factor: MDAENKIDMDKALKQLNPIYRQIVVLKYYNDLSEGEISKYLGVPVGTVKSRLYRASLFLSNIMEEQNEGVGYDEER, encoded by the coding sequence ATGGATGCTGAAAATAAAATAGATATGGATAAAGCTTTAAAGCAGTTGAACCCAATTTACAGGCAGATCGTGGTGTTGAAGTACTACAACGACCTTTCCGAAGGTGAAATATCGAAGTATCTCGGGGTGCCCGTGGGAACCGTCAAAAGCAGGCTTTACCGCGCCAGTCTGTTTTTAAGTAATATTATGGAAGAGCAGAATGAAGGGGTAGGATACGATGAAGAAAGATAA
- a CDS encoding deoxycytidylate deaminase, with the protein MRPSWDDYFMEIAGVVAKRSTCLRRSVGAVVVLEKRILTTGYNGAPTGLSHCGDVGCLREKLRIPPGERHELCRGLHAEQNAIIQAAIWGTSIKGATIYVTHQPCALCAKMLINAGIRRIVFKGEYPDNLALELLSEAGVEICRYTQN; encoded by the coding sequence ATGAGACCGTCCTGGGATGACTATTTTATGGAAATTGCCGGGGTGGTGGCCAAAAGGTCCACCTGCCTTCGCCGCAGTGTCGGGGCCGTGGTGGTGCTGGAAAAGCGCATACTGACCACAGGATACAACGGAGCACCGACGGGCCTTTCACACTGCGGGGACGTGGGGTGCCTCAGGGAAAAATTGAGGATTCCTCCGGGAGAGAGGCATGAGCTCTGCCGCGGCCTTCACGCCGAACAGAATGCCATAATCCAGGCGGCAATCTGGGGAACGAGCATAAAGGGAGCCACCATTTACGTGACCCACCAGCCCTGTGCCCTTTGCGCAAAAATGCTCATAAACGCCGGCATCAGGAGAATAGTATTTAAAGGAGAATATCCCGATAATCTGGCTCTAGAGCTGCTCTCCGAAGCTGGAGTGGAAATATGCCGGTATACGCAGAATTGA
- the upp gene encoding uracil phosphoribosyltransferase has protein sequence MGDRMKNVYVIDHPLVQHKLALIRDENTGAKEFRELVEEVAMLMAYEVTRFLPLEEVEIRTPIGPCKAKMIAGKKLGVVPILRAGLGMVNGLLKLIPAAKVGHIGLYRDPDTLSPVEYYCKLPADVQERELIILDPMLATGGSATMAVDLLKRKGANSIKLMCLIASPEGIEALHSKHPDVDIYTAAVDERLNDHGYIVPGLGDAGDRLFGTK, from the coding sequence ATGGGGGATAGAATGAAAAACGTTTACGTGATAGACCATCCGCTGGTGCAGCATAAACTCGCCCTTATAAGGGATGAAAATACGGGGGCTAAGGAATTTAGAGAACTGGTGGAAGAAGTGGCCATGCTGATGGCCTATGAGGTCACCAGGTTTTTACCCCTGGAAGAGGTGGAAATAAGAACGCCCATCGGCCCTTGCAAGGCCAAGATGATCGCCGGGAAAAAACTCGGAGTGGTGCCCATACTCAGGGCCGGCCTGGGGATGGTGAACGGCCTTTTGAAACTGATTCCCGCAGCAAAGGTGGGGCACATCGGGCTTTACAGGGATCCGGACACCCTGTCACCGGTGGAGTACTACTGCAAACTGCCCGCCGACGTGCAGGAGCGGGAACTCATAATACTGGACCCGATGCTCGCAACGGGGGGGTCCGCCACCATGGCCGTTGACCTGCTGAAAAGGAAGGGAGCAAACAGCATAAAATTAATGTGCCTAATCGCATCCCCTGAAGGGATAGAAGCCCTGCACAGCAAGCATCCCGACGTGGACATATACACTGCAGCCGTCGACGAGCGCCTGAACGACCACGGGTACATCGTGCCCGGCCTCGGAGATGCCGGCGACAGGCTCTTCGGCACTAAATGA